A genomic window from Shewanella vesiculosa includes:
- the zapE gene encoding cell division protein ZapE, whose amino-acid sequence MVYYSAQQFSLSVMSPLQAYQQRIKQNMLDDPAQQQAVLALDSLYQQCLSINKKNRGLYLWGDVGRGKTFLMDLFYQSLSEQYLYSPQSETNKTVLRLHFHRFMAMIHQQLNQTSGIRDPLAHIAKQIAAKYSVICFDEFFVSDIGDAILLGRLFETLFQSEVTLVATSNVPIVDLYKNGLQRDRFLPTIDLLLQYTESIHLNGQIDHRLHANANILTTTPPWLKQPSSMAPDVVFQQLCQQYPQPHASLKNLPHSIEVCHRDIAIMAIHGQLAWFTFSALCQSPRSALDYIELAGQFSHILLSDVPILGGELRSWIRARGTEDGSLATITGERQLSYASEDDPTRRFISLVDELYDQKVMLILNSRFSLEDLYIDGALQFEFRRTYSRLIEMQQWA is encoded by the coding sequence ATGGTATACTACTCAGCTCAACAATTTAGCTTAAGTGTTATGTCGCCATTACAAGCCTATCAGCAGCGCATTAAACAAAACATGCTTGATGATCCTGCGCAACAGCAAGCAGTACTCGCCTTAGATTCGCTCTATCAGCAATGTCTATCGATTAACAAAAAAAACCGCGGTTTATATTTGTGGGGAGATGTTGGTCGTGGGAAAACCTTTCTGATGGATCTGTTTTATCAAAGTTTGTCTGAGCAGTACCTATATAGCCCGCAGTCTGAAACAAATAAAACCGTATTACGTCTTCATTTTCATCGTTTTATGGCTATGATCCACCAGCAATTAAATCAAACATCGGGGATCCGCGATCCATTAGCTCATATCGCTAAGCAAATTGCAGCCAAATATTCTGTCATTTGCTTCGATGAATTTTTTGTATCTGATATAGGTGATGCCATTTTACTTGGGCGATTATTTGAGACATTATTTCAGTCAGAAGTGACCCTAGTTGCAACGTCAAATGTGCCGATTGTTGACTTGTATAAAAACGGATTACAGCGCGATCGTTTTTTACCCACTATTGATCTGCTTCTACAATATACCGAATCAATCCATTTAAATGGTCAAATTGATCATCGTTTACACGCTAACGCCAACATATTAACGACTACACCGCCTTGGCTAAAACAACCATCATCAATGGCGCCCGACGTTGTTTTTCAACAATTATGTCAACAATACCCACAACCCCATGCGAGTCTCAAAAACCTGCCACATTCAATTGAGGTATGCCATAGAGACATTGCCATTATGGCTATACACGGCCAGCTTGCTTGGTTTACCTTTTCAGCCTTGTGCCAGAGCCCACGCTCAGCATTAGATTATATTGAACTCGCGGGACAATTTAGCCATATCTTACTCAGCGATGTACCGATATTAGGCGGAGAACTACGAAGCTGGATTAGAGCGCGTGGCACCGAAGATGGTTCACTAGCAACCATCACAGGCGAGCGACAACTGTCCTATGCCAGTGAGGATGATCCAACCAGACGCTTTATTAGTTTAGTTGATGAACTATACGATCAAAAAGTGATGTTAATCCTCAATAGCAGGTTTAGCTTGGAAGATTTATACATTGATGGGGCATTAC
- a CDS encoding polymer-forming cytoskeletal protein has translation MNHKNKGMTYIGADMALEGNVRIQGPAMVAGHTKGTINSTDQIKIELGGVIEGDVFCQEMRVSGLFKGKLHCNKLIIVSSGIVEGEVSSHQMEIYDGGQFIGMRTKGPDASQLPQAEAEQSSHQQAQQASVTHSVFSGRKFTYAAVATILIIAGTILQPTISSALNRGQILSSDNNQASVEQYSQSTATAEDAEVLFQDIDQQTSFVDQAEALMGAGQSDINVAMEDLHELAKSSEAMGDSQTASDDVEQIEPAFGTPDK, from the coding sequence ATGAATCATAAAAATAAGGGGATGACCTATATTGGTGCGGATATGGCATTAGAAGGTAATGTACGTATTCAAGGTCCTGCAATGGTTGCTGGCCACACTAAAGGTACTATTAACTCTACTGATCAAATCAAAATTGAGCTGGGAGGCGTGATTGAGGGTGACGTTTTTTGCCAAGAGATGCGCGTGTCAGGATTATTTAAAGGCAAGTTACATTGCAATAAGTTAATTATTGTCAGCTCGGGTATTGTAGAAGGTGAAGTGTCGAGTCATCAGATGGAAATTTATGATGGCGGTCAATTCATCGGTATGCGCACTAAAGGTCCTGATGCATCGCAGTTACCACAAGCTGAAGCAGAGCAATCATCACATCAACAGGCGCAGCAGGCTAGTGTTACTCATTCGGTTTTTTCTGGGCGTAAATTCACTTATGCCGCAGTTGCGACTATTTTGATTATTGCCGGCACAATATTACAACCAACCATTAGCTCGGCATTGAATCGTGGTCAAATATTGTCATCTGACAACAATCAAGCCAGCGTAGAACAATACTCACAATCAACTGCAACAGCAGAAGATGCTGAGGTCTTATTTCAAGATATAGATCAACAGACTTCATTTGTCGATCAAGCTGAAGCATTGATGGGGGCTGGTCAAAGTGATATTAATGTGGCGATGGAAGATTTACATGAACTCGCTAAAAGCAGTGAAGCTATGGGGGATAGCCAAACAGCGAGTGACGATGTCGAACAAATCGAGCCAGCGTTTGGCACGCCAGATAAGTAA
- the slyA gene encoding transcriptional regulator SlyA: MSTELERLKELHLAEQLGRLHRLWRTVADVELIPLGLTHPRWTALWKLLRLGDNVSQKVLADALEIELPSLMRTLGQLEEHGYVKRRCCDTDKRARIVSLTPQGTDIQKQIEARIMQIRAELLNGISHQELNEFERVISLISANAMAKLNQSDDPFSEK; this comes from the coding sequence ATTTCTACAGAATTAGAGCGATTAAAAGAGCTACATCTTGCTGAGCAACTCGGCCGGTTACATCGATTATGGCGCACTGTCGCAGATGTTGAATTAATTCCTTTAGGCTTAACTCATCCTCGCTGGACCGCGCTGTGGAAGCTATTACGCTTAGGCGATAACGTCAGTCAAAAAGTACTCGCCGACGCGTTAGAAATAGAATTGCCATCATTAATGCGCACTTTGGGACAATTAGAAGAACATGGATATGTTAAAAGGCGTTGTTGCGATACTGATAAGCGAGCACGAATTGTCAGTTTGACCCCTCAAGGAACCGACATTCAGAAGCAAATAGAAGCACGGATTATGCAAATCCGTGCTGAATTACTCAATGGCATTAGTCATCAAGAATTAAATGAATTTGAACGTGTGATCAGTCTGATTAGTGCTAATGCTATGGCTAAGCTTAATCAGTCTGATGACCCTTTTAGTGAGAAGTAA
- a CDS encoding HlyD family secretion protein, which translates to MTPDQQFARLVKISIAMFVFVFGYFMFADAVMPMTPQAMATRMVTKVTPQVSGKIASIKVANNQFVAEGDVLFSIDSASYELAVERATLALEQAKQDNAELDASILAAKADVQANQSNAQQKSSEAKRIDALYSTRGVSQQLADQAQNDAATAEANLLAAKARLTKLIVSRGFNGADNLKVRQAQNHLAQAELDLSYTQIRADQNGVVTNLQLEVGSFAVGQPLLALVSENVDIIADFREKSLQGIEPQSIALVSFDGQPGHLYSAKVSSVDAGVSAGQFDANGRLADPQESVRWVRDAQRLRLHLELDQQAVSLLPAGARATVQLVPNSSFLGFLAKVQIKVISVLHYIY; encoded by the coding sequence ATGACTCCAGATCAACAATTTGCCCGTCTCGTTAAAATATCGATTGCGATGTTTGTATTCGTATTCGGTTACTTTATGTTTGCCGATGCTGTCATGCCAATGACGCCACAAGCTATGGCAACACGGATGGTCACCAAGGTAACACCACAAGTCAGTGGAAAAATAGCCTCTATTAAGGTCGCAAATAACCAATTTGTGGCCGAAGGTGATGTGTTGTTTAGTATCGATTCAGCCTCTTATGAGTTAGCGGTTGAGCGAGCAACATTAGCCTTAGAGCAAGCAAAACAAGATAATGCAGAACTCGATGCATCGATATTAGCCGCCAAAGCCGACGTGCAGGCAAATCAAAGTAATGCACAGCAAAAAAGCAGCGAGGCAAAGCGTATTGATGCTCTTTATTCTACACGCGGTGTATCGCAGCAGTTAGCCGATCAAGCTCAAAATGATGCCGCAACCGCCGAAGCTAACTTACTTGCCGCTAAAGCTCGCTTAACTAAGTTAATCGTTAGTCGTGGGTTTAACGGCGCGGATAATTTAAAAGTTCGCCAAGCTCAAAATCATTTAGCTCAAGCCGAGTTAGACTTGTCATATACTCAAATTCGCGCAGATCAAAATGGGGTTGTCACTAACTTACAGTTAGAAGTCGGTAGCTTTGCAGTCGGTCAGCCTTTATTAGCACTCGTATCAGAAAACGTTGATATTATTGCTGATTTCAGAGAGAAAAGTTTACAAGGTATTGAGCCACAATCAATTGCGCTGGTTTCATTTGATGGCCAACCTGGCCATTTATACTCGGCTAAAGTGAGTTCTGTTGATGCAGGTGTGAGTGCCGGACAATTTGATGCCAATGGCCGCTTGGCAGATCCCCAAGAGTCGGTGCGATGGGTCCGTGATGCCCAGCGCTTACGTTTACATTTAGAGCTCGATCAACAAGCCGTTAGCCTATTACCTGCAGGGGCTCGCGCCACGGTGCAATTGGTGCCCAATAGCAGTTTTCTCGGTTTTTTGGCCAAGGTACAAATTAAAGTCATTAGTGTGCTGCACTATATTTATTAA